In Arachis stenosperma cultivar V10309 chromosome 1, arast.V10309.gnm1.PFL2, whole genome shotgun sequence, one DNA window encodes the following:
- the LOC130982095 gene encoding uncharacterized protein LOC130982095, producing the protein MSITDDANNNDSEEEFEANNEVDDKNDDRDLTGNPAVQNEANAIVSEHSFGVPFFMRTLDLEAIHAPEFSEYANTGEGNAVAEDGEFSVGMEFGSRKSVISAIKSYTISRGVDYTVYESKPQTFYAKCKGYSAGYDWLIRASLIQKKACWEIRRYNGKHTCTVDTISQDHTKLDSKTIANSIRPLVEEVPSIKVKSVIAEVQSRFNYIVSYCNAWLVKQKTVVKVFGDWEVFYQTLLVWLKAMTEKMPRSRIQIKTLLVYHESEEVQGVRVLHRIFWSFYPFIVAFRHCKPLVQIDGTHLYGKYKGALLVAVAQDGNQNIVPI; encoded by the exons ATGTCCATCACTGACGATGCCA ATAATAATGATAGTGAAGAGGAGTTCGAAGCTAACAATGAAGTTGATGACAAAAACGATGACAGAGACTTGACAGGCAATCCGGCGGTGCAAAATGAAGCAAATGCGATTGTAAGCGAGCACTCGTTTGGTGTTCCATTTTTTATGCGGACTCTAGATCTCGAAGCCATACATGCCCCAGAATTTTCTGAGTATGCGAATACGG GTGAAGGCAACGCTGTGGCAGAAGATGGCGAGTTTAGTGTCGGAATGGAATTTGGTTCAAGAAAGTCAGTGATATCTGCAATTAAAAGCTACACTATCTCTAGAGGAGTTGATTACACTGTGTATGAGTCTAAGCCGCAAACATTCTATGCGAAATGCAAAGGGTATAGTGCAGGGTATGATTGGCTTATCCGAGCTAGCTTAattcaaaagaaagcttgttgGGAGATCAGGAGATACAATGGCAAGCACACGTGCACCGTGGACACAATTTCACAAGATCATACCAAGTTGGACTCAAAAACAATTGCAAATTCTATTAGGCCGTTGGTCGAAGAAGTCCCCTCGATAAAGGTGAAGTCTGTTATTGCAGAAGTTCAATCTAGGTTCAACTACATTGTGAGTTACTGCAATGCCTGGTTGGTAAAGCAGAAAACTGTCGTAAAGGTTTTTGGTGATTGGGAAGTTTTTTACCAGACTCTGCTAGTATGGTTGAAAGCAATGACGGAGAAGATGCCAAGGTCTCGTATTCAAATTAAAACGCTCCTCGTTTACCATGAGAGTGAGGAGGTTCAAGGTGTAAGAGTTTTACACCGCATTTTTTGGAGCTTCTATCCGTTTATTGTAGCATTCAGACACTGCAAGCCACTGGTGCAAATTGATGGCACGCACCTGTACGGAAAGTATAAAGGTGCACTTCTGGTAGCGGTTGCACAAGATGGGAATCAAAATATTGTGCCtatttga